A genomic stretch from Telopea speciosissima isolate NSW1024214 ecotype Mountain lineage chromosome 7, Tspe_v1, whole genome shotgun sequence includes:
- the LOC122669781 gene encoding uncharacterized protein LOC122669781 isoform X1 produces the protein MGFNLVFRSLQEVFPQVDIRLLKAVAIEHSKDVDAAVECILFEVLPSLPCSSESHHIPSDSQDVKHLIVGEEEPELRRVVEGASAGSTSNSGYVVGEDGNYMTDTTDAPYDGSKCLSAEPIGSSILSLHGGSDDDLQTNTHGLRSALLDQPSDHLFFNTETEELISSEKNQNVSVIGGSDQGSLVGYGSLIQEDCFTDCCNDVSSFNIKDLNELVGCDSSTICGENHQDQSCLAADSLEVENMLATSQLIPSSQDETSYSTDCGSLSAKVGDTICDFEKPDPRSPSGNVSAEDIFDTEVGHVENVSSSIAIVSHSSQICTIDLLEESMVEAKNNKKTLFLAMQSVINKMKELEFQEEAAEQAKREAAMCGPDILTKVEDLRQILQHAKQTNDMHSGEVYGEKAILATEVRELQSRIQNLSEDRDKSLTILKEMRQTLEIRLAAAEEEIKMAKQEKLEKEKLARVDLAEQELAMERVVEESKRLQQQAEENSKLRDFLMDRGHVVDILQGEIAVICQDVKLLKEQFDEHVPISKSLSSSQTSCILASSSSSIKNLGFDQVPENVKTSEAMDTTWSAPSVVDQVQKSSSEEKTSAAPSVVSGDAKIPPLDDEWELFDVEVELS, from the exons ATGGGTTTCAATTTAGTCTTTCGATCTCTACAAGAGGTCTTTCCGCAG GTTGATATACGACTGCTAAAGGCTGTTGCTATTGAACACTCCAAGGATGTTGATGCTGCAGTGGAGTGTATTCTTTTTGAGGTTCTTCCTTCTCTCCCCTGCTCATCTGAGTCACATCATATTCCCTCTGATAGTCAGGATGTTAAACATTTGATTGTtggagaag AGGAGCCAGAGCTTCGAAGGGTAGTTGAAGGAGCAAGTGCAGGTTCAACCTCAAATTCAGGATATGTTGTTGGTGAAGATGGTAATTATATGACCGATACAACTGATGCTCCTTATGATGGTTCAAAATGTCTGAGTGCAGAGCCTATTGGTTCTTCAATTTTAAGTCTTCATGGTGGAAGTGATGATGACTTGCAAACAAACACACATGGACTTAGGAGCGCATTGTTGGATCAGCCTTCAGATCACTTATTTTTTAATACTGAAACTGAAGAATTGATCTCTTCGGAAAAAAATCAAAACGTCAGTGTCATAGGGGGGTCAGATCAGGGTTCACTTGTGGGATATGGATCTTTAATACAGGAAGATTGTTTCACTGACTGCTGTAATGATGTTTCGTCTTTTAACATCAAAGATTTGAATGAGTTGGTAGGTTGTGATAGTTCGACAATTTGTGGAGAGAACCATCAAGACCAATCATGCTTAGCTGCTGATTCATTGGAAGTGGAAAACATGCTGGCTACAAGTCAACTTATTCCATCATCTCAAGACGAAACATCATATTCTACAGACTGTGGGTCTTTGTCAGCAAAGGTTGGTGATACTATTTGTGACTTTGAGAAGCCAGATCCAAGAAGTCCATCAGGGAATGTTTCTGCAGAAGATATCTTTGACACTGAAGTAGGTCATGTTGAAAATGTGTCTTCATCAATAGCTATAGTGTCACATTCTAGTCAAATTTGTACCATTGATCTTCTCGAAGAGAGTATGGTAGAAGCCAAAAATAACAAG AAAACTTTGTTCTTGGCAATGCAGTCCGTTATCAACAAGATGAAAGAATTGGAATTTCAAGAAGAAGCTGCAGAACAAGCCAAAAGGGAAGCTGCCATGTGTGGTCCGGATATTCTTACCAAGGTGGAAGACCTTAGACAGATACTGCAACATGCAAAGCAAACGAATGATATG CATTCAGGAGAAGTTTATGGAGAGAAGGCTATTCTAGCGACTGAAGTGAGGGAGCTTCAATCCCGTATCCAGAATTTGTCTGAAGACAGAGATAAATCTTTGACAATTCTTAAAGAG ATGAGGCAAACTCTTGAAATTAGACTAGCTGCAGCAGAAGAGGAGATAAAAATGGCCAAGCAAGAGAAGCTAGAAAAGGAAAAGTTAGCAAGAGTGGATCTTGCAGAGCAAGAGCTAGCTATGGAGAGGGTGGTTGAAGAATCCAAAAGACTACAGCAACAAGCAGAGGAGAACTCCAAG TTACGGGACTTTCTCATGGACCGTGGTCATGTTGTTGATATATTACA AGGAGAAATTGCTGTTATCTGCCAGGATGTGAAATTGCTCAAAGAACAGTTTGACGAACATGTCCCTATCAGCAAGTCCTTATCCTCAAGTCAGACAAGTTGTATTTTGGCTTCTTCAAGCTCATCCATTAAGAACCTGGGATTTGATCAGGTTCCTGAAAATGTCAAGACATCTGAGGCCATGGACACTACATGGTCAGCACCCTCAGTTGTAGACCAGGTGCAGAAGAGCAGCTCTGAAGAGAAGACAAGCGCAGCACCCTCAGTTGTTTCAGGTGATGCCAAGATCCCCCCTTTGGACGATGAATGGGAATTATTTGATGTTGAGGTCGAATTAAGCTGA
- the LOC122669781 gene encoding uncharacterized protein LOC122669781 isoform X2, which yields MGFNLVFRSLQEVFPQVDIRLLKAVAIEHSKDVDAAVECILFEVLPSLPCSSESHHIPSDSQDVKHLIVGEEEPELRRVVEGASAGSTSNSGYVVGEDGNYMTDTTDAPYDGSKCLSAEPIGSSILSLHGGSDDDLQTNTHGLRSALLDQPSDHLFFNTETEELISSEKNQNVSVIGGSDQGSLVGYGSLIQEDCFTDCCNDVSSFNIKDLNELVGCDSSTICGENHQDQSCLAADSLEVENMLATSQLIPSSQDETSYSTDCGSLSAKVGDTICDFEKPDPRSPSGNVSAEDIFDTEVGHVENVSSSIAIVSHSSQICTIDLLEESMVEAKNNKKTLFLAMQSVINKMKELEFQEEAAEQAKREAAMCGPDILTKVEDLRQILQHAKQTNDMHSGEVYGEKAILATEVRELQSRIQNLSEDRDKSLTILKEMRQTLEIRLAAAEEEIKMAKQEKLEKEKLARVDLAEQELAMERVVEESKRLQQQAEENSKLRDFLMDRGHVVDILQGEIAVICQDVKLLKEQFDEHVPISKSLSSSQTSCILASSSSSIKNLGFDQVPENVKTSEAMDTTLSCFR from the exons ATGGGTTTCAATTTAGTCTTTCGATCTCTACAAGAGGTCTTTCCGCAG GTTGATATACGACTGCTAAAGGCTGTTGCTATTGAACACTCCAAGGATGTTGATGCTGCAGTGGAGTGTATTCTTTTTGAGGTTCTTCCTTCTCTCCCCTGCTCATCTGAGTCACATCATATTCCCTCTGATAGTCAGGATGTTAAACATTTGATTGTtggagaag AGGAGCCAGAGCTTCGAAGGGTAGTTGAAGGAGCAAGTGCAGGTTCAACCTCAAATTCAGGATATGTTGTTGGTGAAGATGGTAATTATATGACCGATACAACTGATGCTCCTTATGATGGTTCAAAATGTCTGAGTGCAGAGCCTATTGGTTCTTCAATTTTAAGTCTTCATGGTGGAAGTGATGATGACTTGCAAACAAACACACATGGACTTAGGAGCGCATTGTTGGATCAGCCTTCAGATCACTTATTTTTTAATACTGAAACTGAAGAATTGATCTCTTCGGAAAAAAATCAAAACGTCAGTGTCATAGGGGGGTCAGATCAGGGTTCACTTGTGGGATATGGATCTTTAATACAGGAAGATTGTTTCACTGACTGCTGTAATGATGTTTCGTCTTTTAACATCAAAGATTTGAATGAGTTGGTAGGTTGTGATAGTTCGACAATTTGTGGAGAGAACCATCAAGACCAATCATGCTTAGCTGCTGATTCATTGGAAGTGGAAAACATGCTGGCTACAAGTCAACTTATTCCATCATCTCAAGACGAAACATCATATTCTACAGACTGTGGGTCTTTGTCAGCAAAGGTTGGTGATACTATTTGTGACTTTGAGAAGCCAGATCCAAGAAGTCCATCAGGGAATGTTTCTGCAGAAGATATCTTTGACACTGAAGTAGGTCATGTTGAAAATGTGTCTTCATCAATAGCTATAGTGTCACATTCTAGTCAAATTTGTACCATTGATCTTCTCGAAGAGAGTATGGTAGAAGCCAAAAATAACAAG AAAACTTTGTTCTTGGCAATGCAGTCCGTTATCAACAAGATGAAAGAATTGGAATTTCAAGAAGAAGCTGCAGAACAAGCCAAAAGGGAAGCTGCCATGTGTGGTCCGGATATTCTTACCAAGGTGGAAGACCTTAGACAGATACTGCAACATGCAAAGCAAACGAATGATATG CATTCAGGAGAAGTTTATGGAGAGAAGGCTATTCTAGCGACTGAAGTGAGGGAGCTTCAATCCCGTATCCAGAATTTGTCTGAAGACAGAGATAAATCTTTGACAATTCTTAAAGAG ATGAGGCAAACTCTTGAAATTAGACTAGCTGCAGCAGAAGAGGAGATAAAAATGGCCAAGCAAGAGAAGCTAGAAAAGGAAAAGTTAGCAAGAGTGGATCTTGCAGAGCAAGAGCTAGCTATGGAGAGGGTGGTTGAAGAATCCAAAAGACTACAGCAACAAGCAGAGGAGAACTCCAAG TTACGGGACTTTCTCATGGACCGTGGTCATGTTGTTGATATATTACA AGGAGAAATTGCTGTTATCTGCCAGGATGTGAAATTGCTCAAAGAACAGTTTGACGAACATGTCCCTATCAGCAAGTCCTTATCCTCAAGTCAGACAAGTTGTATTTTGGCTTCTTCAAGCTCATCCATTAAGAACCTGGGATTTGATCAGGTTCCTGAAAATGTCAAGACATCTGAGGCCATGGACACTAC CCTCAGTTGTTTCAGGTGA
- the LOC122669802 gene encoding DUF21 domain-containing protein At4g14240-like, which yields MFLINILAIARITGRDFVLQKDDITFGSFQWFLYAGISCFFVLFAGIMSGLTLGLMSLGLVDLEILQRSGTSAEKKQAAAILPVVQKQHQLLVTLLLCNACAMEALPIYLDKIFHPFVAIVLSVTFVLAFGEVIPQAICTRYGLAVGANFVWLVRILMIVCYPISYPIGKVLDCVLGHNEALFRRAQLKALVSIHSQEAGKGGELTHDETTIISGALDLTEKTAEEAMTPIESTFSLDVNSKLDWEAIGKILARGHSRVPVYSGNPRNIIGLLLVKSLLTVRAETETPVSAVSIRRIPRVPADMPLYDILNEFQKGSSHMAAVVKAKGKSKNPPPVGDGEQREENKSIGGESKLTTPLLNKQDEKSESIVVDIEKAPLRSVKINRQQKDASTNGLPRLSEDIEDGEVIGIITLEDVFEELLQEEIVDETDEYVDVHKRIRVAAAAAASSVARAPSTRRLTGHKGAGGQAKQGQTPKKSTEDDPNSTKLQGSLGEPLVVSKR from the exons ATGTTTCTCATTAATATCTTGGCCATAGCTCGGATTACGGGGAGAGATTTCGTTCTACAAAAGGATGACATCACCTTTGGATCGTTTCAGTGGTTCCTTTACGCAGGAATTTCATGCTTTTTTGTGCTATTCGCTGGGATCATGTCTGGTCTCACACTTGGTTTGATGTCCCTTGGTCTCGTTGATCTTGAAATCCTTCAGAGGAGCGGAACCTCTGCGGAGAAGAAACAAGCTG CTGCTATCCTTCCAGTTGTTCAAAAGCAACACCAGCTCCTCGTAACTTTGCTTCTATGCAATGCTTGCGCCATGGAG GCCCTTCCTATATATTTGGATAAGATATTCCATCCATTTGTTGCTATTGTGCTATCAGTAACTTTTGTTCTAGCTTTTGGGGAG GTTATTCCACAAGCAATATGCACAAGATATGGACTCGCTGTAGGTGCAAATTTTGTATGGCTTGTGCGTATTCTGATGATAGTGTGCTATCCTATTTCTTATCCTATTGGGAAG GTTTTGGATTGCGTACTGGGACATAATGAAGCACTGTTTAGGAGGGCTCAATTGAAAGCCCTTGTTTCTATTCACAGCCAGGAG GCTGGCAAAGGAGGTGAGCTGACTCATGATGAGACAACTATTATCAGTGGAGCTCTAGATTTAACTGAAAAG ACTGCTGAGGAGGCTATGACGCCAATTGAATCAACATTTTCTTTGGATGTCAATTCAAAATTAGACTG GGAAGCAATTGGAAAAATTCTAGCTCGAGGCCATAGTAGGGTTCCTGTCTATTCTGGAAATCCGAGAAACATTATTGGACTCCTACTG GTGAAAAGTCTTCTGACAGTACGGGCTGAAACGGAGACCCCAGTCAGTGCTGTTTCCATTAGAAGGATTCCACG GGTTCCTGCAGATATGCCTCTTTATGATATCCTGAACGAGTTTCAAAAAGGAAGCAGTCACATGGCAGCTGTTGTGAAGGCTAAAGGGAAAAGTAAAAATCCCCCACCTGTTGGTGATGGAGAACAACGTGAAGAAAACAAATCCATTGGCGGGGAGTCCAAATTAACTACTCCTTTGCTCAATAAGCAGGATGAAAAATCAGAAAGCATAGTTGTTGACATCGAAAAGGCTCCTCTAAGGTCAGTGAAGATAAACAGGCAGCAAAAAGATGCATCAACCAACGGATTGCCCCGCCTGTCAGAGGATATTgaagatggagaagtcattGGAATCATCACCCTGGAGGATGTATTTGAAGAACTTCTTCAA GAGGAGATTGTAGATGAAACTGATGAATATGTTGATGTACATAAAAG GATACGTGTGGCTGCAGCAGCTGCTGCTTCATCAGTGGCACGGGCCCCATCGACTCGGAGATTAACTGGTCACAAGGGAGCA GGAGGCCAAGCTAAGCAAGGACAAACACCAAAGAAATCAACAGAGGATGATCCAAACTCAACAAAATTACAAGGGAGTCTTGGGGAGCCTCTTGTTGTGAGCAAACGATGA